From one Gossypium hirsutum isolate 1008001.06 chromosome D08, Gossypium_hirsutum_v2.1, whole genome shotgun sequence genomic stretch:
- the LOC107931274 gene encoding uncharacterized protein, whose translation MKQCELHNESGVAELVSAMAAGWNARFIVETWSKGGAMATSIGLAVASSHTNGRHICIVPDERSRLEYAEALEEAGMSAEAIVGEPEEVMKGLNGIDFMVVDSQRNDFSKILKLAKLSDRGAVLACKNAHPKTASTFRWKSVVDERSYRVVRCVFLPVGKGLDIAHVASSGGNSGEAERRWIKHVDPQSGEEHVIRR comes from the exons ATGAAGCAG TGTGAACTTCATAATGAATCTGGTGTAGCAGAGCTTGTTTCAGCTATGGCTGCCGGTTGGAACGCCAGATTCATTGTGGAAACATGGTCAAAAGGCGGAGCTATGGCAACAAGCATCGGGTTGGCAGTTGCTAGCAGTCATACAAATGGAAGACATATATGTATAGTCCCTGATGAAAGATCGAGATTAGAATACGCTGAGGCCCTGGAAGAGGCTGGTATGTCTGCAGAAGCCATTGTTGGAGAACCTGAAGAGGTAATGAAAGGGTTAAATGGCATAGATTTCATGGTGGTGGATAGCCAACGAAATGACTTTTCAAAGATATTAAAGCTGGCAAAACTGAGTGACAGAGGGGCTGTTCTGGCCTGCAAGAATGCTCATCCCAAAACTGCTTCAACTTTCAGATGGAAAAGTGTCGTTGATGAGAGATCGTACAGGGTAGTTCGTTGTGTGTTCCTTCCGGTAGGGAAAGGGTTGGATATTGCGCATGTGGCAAGCAGTGGAGGGAATTCAGGTGAAGCTGAAAGGCGATGGATCAAACATGTTGATCCACAATCTGGGGAAGAACATGTCATACGAAGGTAG
- the LOC107931273 gene encoding probable protein S-acyltransferase 14 isoform X2: protein MAWNVFKFCTALRAFGSIMIVFFLGLVGVTYYAVVVAYYGPHLFRGGFDTLIAVAFLFLFHLLLVMVLWTYATVVLTDPGGVPLNWRPLREEEKGDADPLVGLGYGIAKIGTNQSAVPGDFKNLDIGFCLKCNRLKPPRAHHCSICNRCILKMDHHCGWVANCVGALNYKSFLLFLFYTFLAEILVCLALLRVFMEIFNDDEVDLTPGKLAATFIAFVSVLGFLIMHITLVGANRTTIEFQAKDKKTGLTWRYDLGWKKNYEQVFGTEKKLWLIPVYSKDDIRRMPALQGFEFPTRPNWDPQH from the exons ATGGCATGGAACGTGTTCAAATTCTGTACCGCGTTACGTGCCTTTGGTTCGATTATGATTGTTTTCTTTCTTGGGCTTGTTGGGGTCACTTATTACGCTGTGGTCGTTGCTTATTATGGTCCACATCTCTTTCGTGGAGGCTTTGATACGCTTATTGCTGTTGCATTTCTCTTCTTGTTTCATCTTCTG CTTGTAATGGTACTATGGACTTACGCTACTGTTGTTCTAACGGATCCTGGGGGTGTTCCACTAAATTGGAGGCCTCTTAGGGAGGAAGAGAAAGGTGATGCTGATCCTTTGGTAGGTTTAGGTTATGGAATTGCAAAAATTGGCACAAATCAGTCAGCTGTGCCGGGTGATTTCAAAAACCTAGACATAGGTTTCTGCTTGAAGTGCAACCGATTGAAACCACCTCGCGCCCATCATTGCTCTATTT GTAATAGATGTATATTGAAAATGGATCATCACTGTGGTTGGGTCGCTAACTGTGTCGGGGCGTTGAACTACAagtctttccttcttttcttg TTTTACACATTTCTTGCGGAAATACTCGTCTGTTTAGCCTTATTGCGGGTATTTATGGAAATTTTTAATGATGATGAGGTAGATTTAACACCAGGAAAACTTGCAGCTACTTTCATCGCATTTG TAAGTGTGCTGGGCTTTCTGATTATGCACATAACATTGGTCGGAGCTAACCGGACCACTATTGAG tttcAAGCAAAAGATAAGAAAACCGGTCTTACATGGCGCTATGACCTTGGTTGGAAGAAAAATTATGAACAG GTGTTTGGTACAGAGAAGAAGCTGTGGTTAATCCCAGTGTATTCAAAGGACGATATAAGGAGGATGCCAGCCCTACAGGGTTTCGAATTTCCAACAAGACCCAACTGGGATCCTCAGCATTAG
- the LOC107931273 gene encoding probable protein S-acyltransferase 14 isoform X1: MAWNVFKFCTALRAFGSIMIVFFLGLVGVTYYAVVVAYYGPHLFRGGFDTLIAVAFLFLFHLLLVMVLWTYATVVLTDPGGVPLNWRPLREEEKGDADPLVGLGYGIAKIGTNQSAVPGDFKNLDIGFCLKCNRLKPPRAHHCSICNRCILKMDHHCGWVANCVGALNYKSFLLFLFYTFLAEILVCLALLRVFMEIFNDDEVDLTPGKLAATFIAFVLNLAFAVSVLGFLIMHITLVGANRTTIEFQAKDKKTGLTWRYDLGWKKNYEQVFGTEKKLWLIPVYSKDDIRRMPALQGFEFPTRPNWDPQH; encoded by the exons ATGGCATGGAACGTGTTCAAATTCTGTACCGCGTTACGTGCCTTTGGTTCGATTATGATTGTTTTCTTTCTTGGGCTTGTTGGGGTCACTTATTACGCTGTGGTCGTTGCTTATTATGGTCCACATCTCTTTCGTGGAGGCTTTGATACGCTTATTGCTGTTGCATTTCTCTTCTTGTTTCATCTTCTG CTTGTAATGGTACTATGGACTTACGCTACTGTTGTTCTAACGGATCCTGGGGGTGTTCCACTAAATTGGAGGCCTCTTAGGGAGGAAGAGAAAGGTGATGCTGATCCTTTGGTAGGTTTAGGTTATGGAATTGCAAAAATTGGCACAAATCAGTCAGCTGTGCCGGGTGATTTCAAAAACCTAGACATAGGTTTCTGCTTGAAGTGCAACCGATTGAAACCACCTCGCGCCCATCATTGCTCTATTT GTAATAGATGTATATTGAAAATGGATCATCACTGTGGTTGGGTCGCTAACTGTGTCGGGGCGTTGAACTACAagtctttccttcttttcttg TTTTACACATTTCTTGCGGAAATACTCGTCTGTTTAGCCTTATTGCGGGTATTTATGGAAATTTTTAATGATGATGAGGTAGATTTAACACCAGGAAAACTTGCAGCTACTTTCATCGCATTTG TCTTAAATTTGGCATTTGCAGTAAGTGTGCTGGGCTTTCTGATTATGCACATAACATTGGTCGGAGCTAACCGGACCACTATTGAG tttcAAGCAAAAGATAAGAAAACCGGTCTTACATGGCGCTATGACCTTGGTTGGAAGAAAAATTATGAACAG GTGTTTGGTACAGAGAAGAAGCTGTGGTTAATCCCAGTGTATTCAAAGGACGATATAAGGAGGATGCCAGCCCTACAGGGTTTCGAATTTCCAACAAGACCCAACTGGGATCCTCAGCATTAG